In a genomic window of Variovorax paradoxus:
- a CDS encoding TIGR04438 family Trp-rich protein: MWFLVLGILGVALKYFEVGPVATWSWWIVLIPFALAMAWWAWADASGYTKRKVVEREDARRQARIDRQKTNMGMKTGTGQRPRR; this comes from the coding sequence ATGTGGTTTCTGGTGTTGGGCATCCTGGGCGTGGCCCTCAAATACTTCGAAGTCGGCCCGGTCGCCACCTGGAGCTGGTGGATCGTGCTGATTCCCTTCGCGCTCGCCATGGCCTGGTGGGCCTGGGCCGATGCCTCGGGCTACACCAAGCGCAAGGTGGTCGAGCGCGAGGATGCCCGCCGCCAGGCGCGCATCGACCGGCAGAAGACCAACATGGGCATGAAGACCGGCACCGGGCAGCGCCCGCGCCGCTGA
- a CDS encoding LapA family protein, producing MGVRSAFLFVIVLLIAALAALNWGTLATPTDVWLGFMTVSAPLGLIMLGLTVVLAAFFLVYVLYLHSSVLIETKRHTKEMQVQRDLADKAEASRFTELRNFLQTQENQHMAQNAERQTALLARIDQLEAAVRLRSEQSDNTLAAHIGQLEDRIERRPSLPVDIEPRI from the coding sequence ATGGGCGTGAGATCCGCTTTCCTGTTCGTCATCGTGCTGCTGATCGCGGCGCTGGCCGCGCTCAACTGGGGCACGCTGGCCACGCCCACCGACGTGTGGCTGGGCTTCATGACCGTCTCGGCGCCGCTGGGCCTGATCATGCTCGGGCTCACCGTGGTGCTGGCGGCCTTCTTCCTGGTCTACGTGCTGTACCTGCACAGCTCGGTGCTGATCGAGACCAAGCGCCACACCAAGGAGATGCAGGTGCAGCGCGACCTCGCCGACAAGGCCGAGGCCTCGCGCTTCACCGAACTGCGCAACTTCCTGCAGACGCAGGAGAACCAGCACATGGCGCAGAACGCCGAGCGCCAGACGGCGCTGCTGGCGCGCATCGACCAGCTCGAGGCCGCGGTGCGGCTGCGTTCGGAGCAGTCCGACAACACGCTGGCCGCGCACATCGGCCAACTCGAGGACCGGATCGAGCGCCGGCCTTCGCTGCCCGTGGACATCGAGCCACGGATCTGA
- the acs gene encoding acetate--CoA ligase has translation MSSASKNIESVLVENRVFPPDARATQGARISGMAAYEALCKEAEEDFEGFWSRQAKSHLQWTKPFSRILDESNAPFYQWFGDGELNASANCLDRHIGTPVEHKTAIVFEADDGTVTRVTYKELLARVSQFANALKASGIQKGDRVIVYMPMTVEGVIAMQACARIGATHSVVFGGFSAKALQERIIDAGAVAVITANFQLRGGKELPLKAIVDDGIALGGCESIKTVFVYERTPSAWHRVEGRDKTFAEALKGQSTECAPEPVNAEHPLFILYTSGSTGKPKGVQHATGGYLLWAKMTMDWTFDIRPEDVFWCTADIGWITGHTYVAYGPLAAGATQVVFEGIPTFPHAGRFWQMIEKHKVSVFYTAPTAIRSLIKAAEGDEKVHPKNWDLTSLRILGSVGEPINPEAWMWYHRNIGGERCPIVDTFWQTETGGHVITPLPGATPLVPGSCTLPLPGIMAAIVDETGKDLPNGAGGMLVIKRPWPSMIRTIWNDPERFKKSYFPEEMGGTIYLAGDGAVRSADRGYFRITGRIDDVLNVSGHRLGTMEIESALVSKTDLVAEAAVVGRPDDVTGEAVCAFVVLKRARPTGEEAKQIATELRNWVAKEIGPIAKPKDIRFGDNLPKTRSGKIMRRLLRSIAKGEAITQDTSTLENPAILEQLSQTN, from the coding sequence ATGAGCAGCGCATCGAAGAACATTGAATCCGTCCTGGTCGAGAACCGCGTGTTCCCGCCCGATGCCCGCGCCACGCAAGGCGCACGCATTTCCGGCATGGCCGCCTACGAGGCCCTGTGCAAGGAAGCGGAGGAGGACTTCGAAGGCTTCTGGAGCCGCCAGGCCAAGAGCCACCTGCAGTGGACGAAGCCCTTCAGCAGGATCCTCGACGAATCGAACGCGCCGTTCTACCAATGGTTCGGCGACGGCGAGCTCAATGCCAGCGCCAACTGCCTCGACCGCCACATCGGCACGCCGGTCGAGCACAAGACCGCCATCGTCTTCGAGGCCGACGACGGCACCGTCACCCGGGTCACCTACAAGGAGCTGCTCGCGCGCGTAAGCCAGTTCGCCAATGCGCTGAAAGCCTCCGGCATCCAGAAGGGCGACCGGGTCATCGTCTACATGCCGATGACGGTCGAGGGCGTGATCGCGATGCAGGCCTGCGCGCGCATCGGCGCCACCCACAGCGTGGTGTTCGGCGGCTTCTCGGCTAAGGCGCTGCAGGAACGCATCATCGACGCCGGCGCGGTCGCGGTCATCACCGCCAACTTCCAGCTGCGCGGCGGCAAGGAGCTGCCGCTCAAGGCCATCGTCGACGATGGCATCGCGCTCGGCGGCTGCGAGTCGATCAAGACCGTGTTCGTCTACGAGCGCACGCCCTCGGCCTGGCACCGCGTCGAGGGCCGCGACAAGACCTTCGCCGAAGCGCTCAAGGGCCAGAGCACCGAGTGCGCGCCCGAGCCGGTGAACGCGGAACATCCGCTGTTCATCCTCTACACCTCGGGCTCCACCGGCAAGCCCAAGGGCGTGCAGCACGCCACCGGCGGCTACCTGCTGTGGGCCAAGATGACGATGGACTGGACCTTCGACATCCGTCCCGAGGACGTGTTCTGGTGCACCGCCGACATCGGCTGGATCACCGGCCACACCTACGTCGCCTACGGCCCGCTCGCGGCCGGCGCCACGCAGGTGGTGTTCGAGGGCATCCCGACCTTCCCGCACGCGGGCCGCTTCTGGCAGATGATCGAGAAGCACAAGGTCAGCGTGTTCTACACCGCGCCCACCGCGATCCGCTCGCTGATCAAGGCGGCCGAGGGCGACGAGAAGGTGCACCCGAAGAACTGGGACCTCACGAGCCTGCGCATCCTCGGTTCGGTCGGCGAGCCGATCAATCCCGAAGCGTGGATGTGGTACCACCGCAATATCGGCGGCGAGCGCTGCCCGATCGTCGACACCTTCTGGCAGACCGAGACCGGCGGCCACGTGATCACGCCGTTGCCGGGCGCCACGCCGCTGGTGCCGGGTTCGTGCACCTTGCCGCTGCCGGGCATCATGGCCGCGATCGTGGACGAGACCGGCAAGGACCTGCCCAACGGCGCGGGCGGCATGCTGGTGATCAAGCGGCCCTGGCCCTCGATGATCCGCACGATCTGGAACGACCCCGAGCGCTTCAAGAAGAGCTATTTCCCCGAGGAGATGGGCGGGACGATCTATCTGGCCGGCGATGGCGCCGTGCGCAGTGCCGACCGCGGCTACTTCCGCATCACGGGCCGCATCGACGACGTGCTCAACGTCTCGGGCCACCGGCTGGGCACGATGGAGATCGAGTCGGCGCTGGTGTCCAAGACCGACCTCGTGGCCGAGGCCGCGGTGGTGGGGCGCCCCGACGACGTGACGGGCGAGGCGGTGTGCGCCTTCGTGGTGCTCAAGCGCGCGCGCCCGACCGGCGAGGAGGCAAAGCAGATCGCCACCGAGTTGCGCAACTGGGTGGCCAAGGAGATCGGGCCGATCGCCAAGCCCAAGGACATCCGCTTCGGCGACAACCTGCCGAAGACGCGCAGCGGGAAGATCATGCGGCGGCTGCTGCGCAGCATCGCCAAGGGCGAGGCGATCACGCAGGACACGTCCACGCTCGAGAACCCGGCGATCCTGGAGCAGCTGTCGCAAACGAATTGA
- a CDS encoding LysR family transcriptional regulator produces the protein MNESLIDLRAWRQFVAVAEELHFGRAAQRLHMTQPPVTQAIAQLEKTLGVVLFDRTRRRVALTPAGEALLPDVRELLARAQALPARARAAAAGQVGRVRIAFVSTVGFEQLPDWVREFRVLCPEVALELVEATGDVQLEAFARGEIDAGLMLHSPGAAPPGLARLAVSQEPLVLALPQRHALASAGQLPLAEVLAEPLVIFPRRIVPSLHDAVFALYHAAGRVPQLAQEAIQMQTIVNLVSGGIGVAWVPESVTQFRRAGVVYRGADEFAPAGRRRAAPALPRCETSLVWPAEAANPALERFIAFVRERQPAAARGAT, from the coding sequence ATGAATGAAAGCCTGATCGACCTGCGGGCCTGGCGCCAGTTCGTGGCCGTGGCCGAGGAGCTGCATTTCGGCCGCGCCGCCCAGCGCCTGCACATGACCCAGCCGCCGGTCACGCAGGCCATCGCCCAGCTCGAGAAGACCCTGGGCGTGGTGCTGTTCGACCGCACGCGGCGCCGGGTCGCGCTCACGCCGGCCGGCGAGGCGCTGCTGCCCGACGTGCGCGAGCTGTTGGCGCGCGCCCAGGCGCTGCCGGCGCGCGCCCGCGCGGCCGCGGCCGGGCAGGTGGGCCGGGTGCGCATTGCCTTCGTCTCGACCGTCGGCTTCGAGCAGTTGCCCGACTGGGTGCGCGAGTTCCGCGTGCTGTGTCCCGAGGTGGCGCTCGAGCTGGTCGAGGCCACGGGCGACGTGCAGCTCGAGGCCTTCGCGCGCGGCGAGATCGATGCCGGCCTGATGCTGCATTCGCCCGGTGCCGCGCCGCCGGGGCTGGCGCGGCTCGCGGTATCGCAGGAGCCGCTGGTGCTGGCGCTGCCGCAGCGGCATGCGCTCGCGAGCGCCGGGCAACTGCCGCTGGCCGAGGTGCTGGCCGAGCCGCTGGTGATCTTTCCGCGCCGCATCGTGCCTTCGCTGCACGACGCGGTCTTCGCGCTCTATCACGCGGCCGGGCGCGTGCCGCAGCTGGCGCAGGAGGCGATCCAGATGCAGACCATCGTCAACCTGGTCTCGGGCGGCATCGGCGTGGCCTGGGTGCCCGAGAGCGTCACGCAGTTCCGCCGCGCGGGCGTGGTCTACCGGGGCGCCGACGAGTTCGCGCCCGCGGGCCGGCGCCGTGCCGCGCCGGCGCTGCCGCGCTGCGAGACCAGCCTGGTGTGGCCGGCCGAGGCCGCCAACCCGGCGCTCGAGCGCTTCATCGCGTTCGTGCGGGAGCGCCAGCCGGCGGCCGCGCGCGGCGCGACGTAG
- a CDS encoding SMI1/KNR4 family protein, translating into MTTRMPSRGLAPVLRIALGLLIVLAMGAAGWLHRSPWTVLLATPLFTVLYALGKWNAWALAWRLGGAKRIALSALVTLPIQAVLAGVFYLLGLGLSMLLAPTAPIAAFSTSDVQWAAALFVVAVAVSAAIIRLESQASPAAPEPVLGTSSPAPEAEPELDIDPTRLNHSTFFESPGYWRQNAAREALAQRGTPVEKPPFAASEAMLAATEARLGFRLPDTLRQLYGRMNGGYVGWLYVPLKRDAGPFHDDWRGAFSIDYSSLAAVEKLRTVAEHYEDFTHEPEDVPAGADKLVVLQARYGDMTLLDYTRGPQARVLIVDFDRQSGVEPVDIAFENFDDFFAALRRVRPERGVARTVARDLGPPLGEAPAEWRAPMFWGEAQPHFFYLNAVQRKDGSEPQLVADDPLIAQTEARLGLRLPGALVVLWRVKNGGGVSCRWVDIADGEGRPYSEALRHLMPMEYLATLAELSDRIVFPPGETPWKQRFDAPHRLVVLEADHGRVVMLDYRDSGAQAPAVLVVDDLDRGPPRELLRFGSVDDLLARLRPKSIGYEDVAKPWQPPAATA; encoded by the coding sequence ATGACCACACGCATGCCATCGCGGGGGCTCGCGCCCGTGCTGCGGATCGCCTTGGGCTTGCTGATCGTGCTGGCGATGGGCGCGGCCGGCTGGCTGCATCGCTCGCCCTGGACCGTGCTGCTGGCGACGCCGCTGTTCACCGTGCTCTACGCACTCGGCAAATGGAATGCCTGGGCCCTGGCCTGGCGGCTCGGCGGCGCGAAGCGGATCGCGCTGTCGGCGCTCGTGACGCTGCCTATCCAGGCGGTGCTCGCGGGCGTGTTCTATCTGCTCGGGCTGGGCCTGAGCATGCTGCTGGCGCCCACCGCGCCTATCGCCGCGTTCTCGACTTCCGATGTTCAATGGGCCGCGGCGCTGTTCGTCGTGGCGGTCGCCGTGAGCGCGGCGATCATCCGGCTCGAGTCGCAGGCATCGCCCGCGGCACCCGAGCCTGTGCTCGGCACGTCATCGCCCGCGCCGGAGGCCGAGCCCGAACTCGACATCGACCCGACGCGGCTGAATCACTCCACCTTCTTCGAGTCCCCCGGCTACTGGCGCCAGAACGCCGCGCGCGAAGCGCTCGCGCAGCGCGGCACGCCGGTCGAGAAGCCGCCGTTCGCGGCCAGCGAAGCCATGCTCGCGGCCACCGAGGCGCGGCTGGGCTTTCGCCTGCCCGACACGCTGCGCCAGCTCTATGGCCGGATGAACGGCGGCTACGTCGGTTGGCTCTACGTGCCGTTGAAGCGCGATGCCGGCCCGTTCCACGACGACTGGCGCGGCGCTTTTTCCATCGACTATTCGAGCCTCGCGGCCGTGGAGAAGCTGCGCACCGTGGCCGAGCACTACGAGGACTTCACGCACGAGCCCGAGGACGTGCCGGCCGGCGCCGACAAGCTGGTGGTGCTGCAGGCCCGCTATGGCGACATGACGCTGCTCGACTACACGCGCGGGCCGCAGGCGCGGGTGCTGATCGTGGACTTCGACCGCCAGAGCGGCGTGGAGCCGGTCGACATCGCCTTCGAGAACTTCGACGATTTCTTCGCGGCGCTGCGGCGCGTACGCCCGGAGCGCGGTGTGGCGCGAACGGTCGCGCGCGATCTGGGCCCGCCGCTGGGCGAGGCACCGGCGGAATGGCGCGCGCCGATGTTCTGGGGCGAGGCGCAGCCTCACTTCTTCTACCTCAATGCGGTGCAGCGCAAGGACGGCTCCGAGCCGCAACTGGTGGCCGACGATCCGCTGATCGCGCAGACCGAGGCCCGGCTGGGCCTGCGGTTGCCGGGCGCGCTCGTGGTGCTGTGGCGCGTGAAGAATGGCGGCGGCGTCTCGTGCCGCTGGGTCGACATCGCCGACGGCGAAGGCCGGCCCTACAGCGAGGCGCTGCGCCACCTGATGCCGATGGAATACCTCGCGACGCTGGCCGAGCTGTCGGACCGCATCGTGTTCCCGCCGGGCGAAACGCCGTGGAAGCAGCGCTTCGATGCGCCGCATCGGCTCGTGGTGCTCGAGGCCGACCACGGCCGGGTGGTCATGCTCGACTACCGCGACAGCGGCGCACAGGCCCCGGCCGTGCTGGTCGTGGACGACCTGGACCGCGGCCCGCCGCGCGAGTTGCTGCGCTTCGGGAGCGTCGACGACCTGCTGGCGCGCCTGCGCCCGAAGTCCATTGGCTACGAGGACGTGGCGAAGCCGTGGCAGCCACCCGCCGCCACGGCCTGA
- the ilvD gene encoding dihydroxy-acid dehydratase: protein MDTKPIQINRRSANIVEGKSRAPNRSMFYAMGYEEGDFKKPMVGVANGHSTITPCNSGLQKLADAAIAGIEEAGGNAQVFGTPTISDGMAMGTEGMKYSLVSREVISDCIETCVGGQWMDGVLVVGGCDKNMPGGLMGMLRANVPAIYVYGGTILPGRYKGQDLNIVSVFEAVGQNAAGNMSDEDLHEIEKRAIPGTGSCGGMYTANTMSSAFEALGISLPYSSTMANPHDEKANSAKESAKVLIEAIKKDLKPRDIVTKKAIENAVAVIMATGGSTNAVLHFLAIAHTAGVEWSIDDFERMRKKVPVICDLKPSGKYLAVDLHQAGGIPQVMKVLLNAGLLHGDCITISGQTIAEVLKDVPDVPRADQDVIRPIDKPMYDEGHLAILKGNLSPEGAVAKITGLKNPVITGPARVFDDEQSALKAILDGKIVAGDVMVLRYLGPKGGPGMPEMLAPTGALIGAGLGESVGLITDGRFSGGTWGMVVGHVAPEAAAGGTIAFVNEGDSITIDAHALKLELNVPEAEIAKRREGWKAPAPRYTRGVQAKFAFNASSASSGAVLDKF, encoded by the coding sequence ATGGACACCAAGCCAATCCAGATCAATCGCCGCAGCGCCAACATCGTCGAAGGCAAGAGCCGCGCGCCCAACCGCTCGATGTTCTACGCGATGGGCTACGAGGAAGGCGACTTCAAGAAGCCGATGGTCGGCGTCGCCAACGGCCACAGCACCATCACGCCCTGCAACTCGGGCCTGCAGAAGCTGGCCGACGCGGCCATCGCGGGCATCGAGGAAGCCGGCGGCAACGCGCAGGTGTTCGGCACCCCGACCATCTCCGACGGCATGGCCATGGGCACCGAAGGCATGAAGTATTCGCTGGTGAGCCGCGAGGTGATCTCCGACTGCATCGAGACCTGCGTCGGCGGCCAGTGGATGGACGGCGTGCTGGTGGTCGGCGGCTGCGACAAGAACATGCCCGGTGGCCTGATGGGCATGCTGCGCGCCAACGTGCCCGCCATCTACGTCTACGGCGGCACCATCCTGCCGGGCCGCTACAAGGGCCAGGACCTCAACATCGTCAGCGTGTTCGAGGCCGTGGGCCAGAACGCCGCCGGCAACATGAGCGACGAGGACCTGCACGAGATCGAGAAGCGCGCCATCCCCGGCACCGGCTCCTGCGGCGGCATGTACACGGCCAACACCATGTCGAGCGCCTTCGAGGCGCTCGGCATCTCGCTGCCCTATTCGTCGACCATGGCGAACCCGCACGACGAGAAGGCCAACTCGGCCAAGGAATCGGCCAAGGTGCTGATCGAGGCGATCAAGAAGGACCTGAAGCCGCGCGACATCGTGACCAAGAAGGCGATCGAGAATGCGGTGGCCGTGATCATGGCCACGGGCGGCTCCACCAACGCGGTGCTGCACTTCCTCGCGATCGCGCACACGGCCGGCGTGGAATGGTCGATCGACGACTTCGAGCGCATGCGCAAGAAGGTGCCGGTGATCTGCGACCTGAAGCCCTCGGGCAAGTACCTCGCGGTCGACCTGCACCAGGCCGGCGGCATTCCGCAGGTCATGAAGGTGCTGCTCAACGCCGGCCTGCTGCATGGCGACTGCATCACCATCAGCGGCCAGACCATCGCCGAAGTGCTCAAGGACGTGCCCGACGTGCCGCGCGCCGACCAGGACGTGATCCGTCCGATCGACAAGCCGATGTACGACGAAGGCCACCTGGCGATCCTCAAGGGCAACCTGTCGCCCGAAGGCGCGGTCGCCAAGATCACCGGCCTCAAGAACCCGGTCATCACCGGCCCGGCGCGCGTGTTCGACGACGAGCAGTCGGCGCTCAAGGCCATCCTCGACGGCAAGATCGTGGCCGGCGACGTGATGGTGCTGCGCTACCTCGGCCCCAAGGGCGGCCCGGGCATGCCCGAGATGCTCGCGCCCACCGGCGCGCTGATCGGCGCGGGCCTCGGCGAGAGCGTGGGCCTGATCACCGACGGCCGCTTCTCGGGCGGCACCTGGGGCATGGTGGTGGGCCACGTGGCGCCCGAAGCGGCGGCCGGCGGCACCATCGCCTTCGTGAACGAGGGCGACTCGATCACCATCGACGCCCATGCGCTCAAGCTCGAGCTCAACGTGCCCGAGGCCGAGATCGCCAAGCGCCGCGAAGGCTGGAAGGCACCGGCCCCGCGCTACACGCGCGGCGTGCAGGCCAAGTTCGCGTTCAACGCCTCGAGCGCGAGCTCAGGCGCGGTGCTCGACAAGTTCTGA
- a CDS encoding LysR family transcriptional regulator, translated as MDRLNAMRVFVTVVDAGSLSAAADKLDMSRPVVTRYVAELEQWTGARLLHRTTRRLSLTAAGEELLPRCRQVLELAGDMQAAVRHPAEAPRGQLRITTGTSFAQAQLADAIADYVRLYPGVMVDLVLLDRTVNLVDERIDLAIRTAAEIDPNLIARRLTDCRSVVCASPAYLAEHGTPQRVDELAQRNCLTHSYFGHSLWSFTRKSDGAPVSVAVDGNVSANDAASLMGLARAGAGIAMLPTYLTAQLVHGGELVPLFPDFEPQVVGMYAVYTSRKHMPATLRTMLDFLAQRFTEVPAWDLPLAA; from the coding sequence ATGGACCGTCTCAACGCAATGCGGGTCTTCGTGACCGTGGTCGACGCGGGCAGCCTCTCGGCCGCCGCCGACAAACTCGACATGTCGCGCCCCGTGGTCACGCGCTACGTCGCCGAGCTCGAGCAATGGACCGGCGCGCGGCTGCTGCATCGCACCACCCGGCGCCTGAGCCTCACGGCCGCGGGCGAGGAGCTGCTGCCGCGCTGCCGCCAGGTGCTGGAGCTCGCGGGCGACATGCAGGCCGCGGTGCGCCATCCGGCCGAGGCGCCGCGCGGGCAGTTGCGCATCACCACCGGCACCTCGTTCGCGCAGGCGCAGCTGGCCGACGCGATCGCCGACTACGTGCGGCTCTACCCGGGCGTGATGGTCGATCTGGTGCTGCTCGACCGCACCGTGAACCTGGTCGACGAGCGCATCGACCTCGCGATCCGCACCGCGGCCGAGATCGATCCCAACCTGATCGCGCGCCGGCTCACGGACTGCCGCTCGGTGGTCTGCGCCTCGCCGGCCTACCTGGCCGAGCACGGCACGCCGCAGCGAGTGGACGAACTCGCGCAGCGCAACTGCCTCACGCATTCCTACTTCGGCCACAGCCTCTGGAGCTTCACGCGCAAGAGCGACGGCGCGCCGGTATCGGTGGCCGTGGACGGCAACGTGTCGGCCAACGACGCGGCCAGCCTGATGGGCCTGGCGCGCGCGGGCGCGGGCATCGCGATGCTGCCGACCTACCTGACGGCGCAGCTCGTGCACGGCGGGGAGCTGGTGCCGCTGTTCCCCGATTTCGAGCCGCAGGTGGTGGGCATGTACGCGGTCTACACCTCGCGCAAGCACATGCCGGCCACCTTGCGCACCATGCTCGATTTCCTGGCGCAGCGCTTCACCGAGGTGCCGGCCTGGGACCTGCCGCTGGCGGCCTGA
- a CDS encoding YqhA family protein — protein MSSPDPFDPRNMPVHARTSPLRPLPRLIFASRWLQLPLYLGLIVAQAVYVVHFLVELLHLVEAAFGSQTALQALINSIGYKTTAPVAALNETVIMLVVLALIDVVMISNLLIMVIVGGYETFVSRMDLEGHRDQPEWLSHVNASVLKVKLATAIIGISSIHLLKTFINADNYTDKVLIAQTVIHVAFLLSAMAIAFTDRLMAHPPADH, from the coding sequence ATGTCCTCCCCCGACCCCTTCGATCCCCGGAACATGCCCGTTCACGCCCGCACCTCCCCGCTGCGCCCGCTGCCACGGCTGATCTTCGCGAGCCGCTGGCTCCAGCTGCCGCTGTACCTGGGGCTGATCGTGGCGCAGGCGGTCTACGTGGTGCATTTCCTGGTCGAGCTGCTGCACCTGGTCGAGGCCGCGTTCGGCAGCCAGACCGCGCTGCAGGCGCTGATCAACAGCATCGGCTACAAGACCACGGCGCCGGTGGCCGCGCTCAACGAGACGGTGATCATGCTGGTGGTGCTGGCGCTGATCGACGTGGTGATGATCTCGAACCTGCTGATCATGGTGATCGTGGGCGGCTACGAGACCTTCGTGAGCCGCATGGACCTCGAGGGCCACCGCGACCAGCCCGAGTGGCTGAGCCATGTGAACGCCTCGGTGCTCAAGGTCAAGCTGGCCACCGCCATCATCGGCATCAGCTCGATCCACCTGCTCAAGACCTTCATCAACGCCGACAACTACACCGACAAGGTGCTGATCGCGCAGACGGTGATCCACGTCGCCTTCCTGCTCTCGGCCATGGCGATCGCCTTCACCGACCGCCTGATGGCGCATCCCCCGGCCGACCACTGA
- a CDS encoding LysR family transcriptional regulator, whose translation MDRIDLLQVFLRVAESGSFTRAADRLGLPRATISTAVQQLEARLGSRLLHRTTRRVGLTPDGEVLLERARALVADMDDLEQQFLPSHGSVGGRLKVDVPSRIARLLIAPALPDFFARHPALELELGSSDRAVDLVHEGVDCALRVGPLASSSLVARPLGHFTLVNCASPAYLARHGTPRTTAELPQHLAVNYASPTSGRAAPWEWRRDGETASLRMRSQVTANNAETYIACALAGLGLIQIPLYDVRTHLAAGELVELMPDARAEPLPVHLVFPHRRNLSRRMQAFAGWLETLLAPALDGPPPSSAATSRRARPPAGAPARTR comes from the coding sequence ATGGACCGCATCGACCTCCTCCAGGTCTTCCTGCGCGTGGCCGAATCCGGCAGCTTCACGCGCGCCGCCGACCGGCTCGGCCTGCCGCGCGCCACCATCTCGACCGCGGTGCAGCAGCTCGAGGCGCGGCTGGGCTCGCGGCTGCTCCACCGCACCACGCGGCGCGTGGGCCTCACGCCCGACGGCGAGGTGCTGCTCGAGCGCGCCCGCGCGCTGGTGGCCGACATGGACGACCTCGAGCAGCAGTTCCTGCCTTCGCACGGCAGCGTGGGCGGGCGGCTCAAGGTCGACGTGCCCAGCCGCATCGCGCGGCTGCTGATCGCGCCCGCGCTGCCGGACTTCTTCGCGCGCCATCCGGCGCTCGAGCTCGAACTCGGCTCGAGCGACCGCGCGGTCGACCTGGTGCACGAGGGCGTGGACTGCGCGCTGCGCGTGGGACCGCTGGCGAGCAGCAGCCTGGTGGCGCGGCCGCTCGGCCACTTCACGCTGGTCAACTGCGCGAGCCCGGCCTACCTCGCGCGGCACGGCACGCCGCGCACGACGGCCGAGCTGCCGCAGCACCTGGCGGTGAACTACGCCTCGCCGACCAGCGGCCGCGCGGCGCCCTGGGAATGGCGGCGCGACGGCGAGACCGCCTCGCTGCGCATGCGCAGCCAGGTGACGGCCAACAACGCCGAGACCTACATCGCCTGCGCGCTCGCGGGCCTGGGGCTGATCCAGATCCCGCTGTACGACGTGCGAACGCACCTCGCGGCCGGCGAGCTGGTCGAGCTCATGCCCGATGCGCGCGCCGAACCGCTGCCGGTGCACCTGGTGTTTCCGCACCGGCGCAACCTGTCGCGACGCATGCAGGCCTTCGCGGGCTGGCTCGAGACGCTGCTGGCCCCGGCCCTCGACGGGCCGCCGCCCTCTTCCGCCGCTACGTCGCGCCGCGCGCGGCCGCCGGCTGGCGCTCCCGCACGAACGCGATGA
- a CDS encoding c-type cytochrome has product MKRALLFASLALGLAAPAFADLALATSKNCMSCHAVERKVLGPSFKDVAAKYKDNAGAADMLAGKIIKGGSGVWGPVPMPANNQVSEADAKKLAAWILSTK; this is encoded by the coding sequence ATGAAAAGAGCCCTGCTGTTCGCGTCCCTGGCCCTCGGCCTGGCAGCCCCCGCCTTCGCCGACCTGGCGCTGGCCACCTCGAAGAACTGCATGAGCTGCCATGCGGTCGAGCGCAAGGTGCTCGGCCCCTCGTTCAAGGACGTGGCGGCCAAGTACAAGGACAACGCGGGCGCGGCCGACATGCTGGCCGGCAAGATCATCAAGGGCGGTTCGGGCGTCTGGGGCCCGGTGCCGATGCCGGCCAACAACCAGGTCAGCGAAGCCGACGCGAAGAAGCTCGCTGCCTGGATCCTGTCGACGAAGTAG
- a CDS encoding DUF3592 domain-containing protein, with protein MGDEAVEHALSVFKYGLMAGLLVGAALVVWRRRLLLGIGLGALAIAAAGLYGAGSIAVQRVIAIADTVGTQGTLIEHIAERGTDSKGRTTVSRAPLVEYMAADGRKLRVKGLGGSASGKRPGDAVAVRYSPDDPARARVDDFQNMWGIVIAFCVFSLLPLLVGLFFTRMALRFRGLPGA; from the coding sequence ATGGGCGACGAGGCGGTCGAGCACGCACTGAGCGTCTTCAAGTACGGGTTGATGGCGGGGCTGCTCGTGGGCGCGGCCCTGGTGGTCTGGCGCCGCCGGCTGCTGCTGGGCATCGGGCTCGGCGCGTTGGCGATCGCTGCCGCGGGGCTCTATGGCGCGGGCTCGATCGCGGTGCAGCGCGTCATCGCGATCGCGGACACCGTCGGCACGCAGGGCACGCTGATCGAACACATCGCGGAGCGCGGCACCGACAGCAAGGGCCGCACCACGGTGTCGCGCGCGCCGCTGGTCGAGTACATGGCGGCCGACGGCCGGAAGCTGCGCGTCAAGGGGCTTGGCGGCAGCGCGTCCGGCAAGCGCCCGGGCGATGCCGTCGCGGTGCGCTACAGCCCCGACGATCCGGCGCGCGCGCGCGTGGACGACTTCCAGAACATGTGGGGCATCGTCATCGCCTTCTGCGTCTTCTCGCTGCTGCCGTTGCTGGTCGGCCTGTTCTTCACGCGCATGGCGCTGCGCTTTCGCGGCCTGCCGGGCGCCTGA